The sequence CGGCTAGGCGGACCGCGTGCCGAGTTTGCCGCCGCCTATAACCACTTAACTGCCGTTCATCACAATCTGTTGGCGCTCACCCGCGGCGGGCAGGCGGCGCGGGAGCGGGCGGAGCTGCTGCGCTTTCAAATCGCCGAGCTCGAGGCGGCGGCACCGTTGGCGGACGAGGAGACGCACTTGCAGCAGGAACGCGAGGTATTGCGGCACGCCGAGCAGCTGAGCGCGGCCTGCAGCGCGGGCGAGGCGGCGTTGTATTCCGGCGATGAGGCCGCCGGCGGCGTGGTGGCACGTGTGCTCAGCCAGCTACGCGAACTGGCGCGGATTGCTCCGGAACTGGGCGAAATCGCCGCCCTGCTCGAAGCCGCACACACCCAACTCGACGAGGCCGCGTTGCAGCTCCGCTGCTACGCCGGGCGTATCAGCCACGATCCCGAGCGGCTCGCCGCGGTCGATGAGCGACTGGCGCTGCTGCGCCGCCTCGGGCGCAAGCACAATTGCCGCGCCGATGATCTGGCGGCGCAGCTGGCGGCGTTGCACGCCGAACTGGCACAACTCACCGCTGCCGGCACCGACCTCGAGTCGGCGCAGCAGGCCGTCACCGATGCCGCGTGCGCCGCGTGGCAAGCGGCACGCGGCCTCTCCGCCGCCAGGCGCGCGGCGGCCGCCGAACTGGCCCGGCGCATGCAGGCCGAACTGCCGAGTCTTGGAATGGAGGGCGCACGCTTCACCACCGCCTTCGCTTGCGAGTTGGGCAAGGGCGAGCCGGCGGCGGCAGACCCGTTCGTGCTGGGCGAGGCCCGGCTGAGCGAGCGCGGGGCGGACCGCGTCGAGTTCCACCTCAACGCCAACCCGGGGGAAGAGCTACGCCCATTGGCCAAGATCGCTTCCGGCGGCGAACTGTCGCGCATCATGCTCGCGCTCAAGGTGCTGACCGCGGGCGCGGGCGAAGTCGACACGCTGATCTTCGACGAGGTCGATACCGGTATCGGCGGCAGCGTGGCCGAGGCCGTCGGGCGCCGCCTGCGCGCCCTGGCGCGGGCGCGCCAGATTCTCTGCATCACCCACCTGCCGCAGATCGCGGTCCACGCCGACCACCACTTCGCGGTGGAGAAGCGGGTGCGCAAGGGCCGCGCCGTCACCGGCGCCAAGTCACTGTCATCCGACGAGCGCGTCGCCGAGCTGTCGCGCATGCTCGGTGGCACGCTGGCCGGCCGCGAGGCCGAGCGCTACGCCCGCCGCCTGGTACAGGAGGCGCAGAAAGGCTCGGGGGCGTAAGCGCTACAATTGAGAGCCTGTGAGGAAATCAAAGAGGTGCCCGCGGTCGCGACGAAGTGCGGCGGGAGCACCGCTCCCGCCCTCAAGATTCGGAAGGCGGAGCGAAGGCATCA comes from Deltaproteobacteria bacterium and encodes:
- the recN gene encoding DNA repair protein RecN, yielding MLRAIRIANFAIIDELALEFAPGLNVLTGETGAGKSVIMQALGLLCGTRGSADLIRTGAEEAEIEAVFELSAETQAAVDALGIPAGDELSVRRLISRSGKGRIHLNGSLTTLGVLAQLGLRLLHIYGQHEYALLLHSDAHLELLDDFGRLGGPRAEFAAAYNHLTAVHHNLLALTRGGQAARERAELLRFQIAELEAAAPLADEETHLQQEREVLRHAEQLSAACSAGEAALYSGDEAAGGVVARVLSQLRELARIAPELGEIAALLEAAHTQLDEAALQLRCYAGRISHDPERLAAVDERLALLRRLGRKHNCRADDLAAQLAALHAELAQLTAAGTDLESAQQAVTDAACAAWQAARGLSAARRAAAAELARRMQAELPSLGMEGARFTTAFACELGKGEPAAADPFVLGEARLSERGADRVEFHLNANPGEELRPLAKIASGGELSRIMLALKVLTAGAGEVDTLIFDEVDTGIGGSVAEAVGRRLRALARARQILCITHLPQIAVHADHHFAVEKRVRKGRAVTGAKSLSSDERVAELSRMLGGTLAGREAERYARRLVQEAQKGSGA